In Streptomyces sp. NBC_01717, one DNA window encodes the following:
- a CDS encoding response regulator yields MTRVLVVEDELQLVRALEINLKARKYEVDAASDGETALRLAAVCPPDVILLDLGLPDMDGIDVIKGLRGWSRAPILVVSARRTSDEKVVALDAGADDYITKPFSMDELLARLRAASRRAAAVRATDDSVIVATETFTVDLLTKRVKREGRDVRLTPTEWHLLEVLIHHRGRLVGQKQLLQEVWGPTYGTQANYLRVYMAQLRRKLEADPSHPRHLITAPGMGYRFEM; encoded by the coding sequence ATGACTCGGGTGCTGGTGGTGGAGGACGAACTACAGCTCGTACGGGCTCTCGAGATCAATCTCAAGGCACGCAAGTACGAGGTGGACGCAGCCTCCGACGGCGAGACGGCCCTTCGGCTGGCCGCCGTGTGCCCTCCGGACGTCATACTGCTGGATCTCGGTCTGCCCGACATGGACGGTATCGACGTGATCAAGGGACTTCGCGGCTGGAGCCGGGCGCCGATCCTCGTGGTCTCCGCCCGACGGACCTCCGACGAGAAGGTCGTAGCACTCGACGCGGGCGCCGACGACTACATCACCAAGCCCTTCAGCATGGACGAACTGCTGGCCCGGCTTCGGGCCGCATCCCGTCGAGCTGCGGCTGTGCGGGCCACCGATGATTCGGTGATCGTCGCGACCGAGACATTCACCGTCGACCTGCTGACGAAGAGGGTCAAGCGGGAGGGGCGGGATGTCCGCCTCACCCCGACCGAATGGCATCTGCTGGAAGTGCTGATCCACCATCGCGGGCGACTCGTCGGCCAGAAGCAACTGCTGCAGGAAGTGTGGGGCCCCACCTACGGCACGCAGGCCAACTATCTCCGTGTCTATATGGCCCAGCTGCGCCGCAAGCTCGAGGCAGACCCCTCGCATCCCCGGCATCTCATCACTGCCCCAGGTATGGGCTACCGCTTCGAGATGTGA
- a CDS encoding potassium-transporting ATPase subunit C has product MNNSVNSTARLVGAAFRALLVLTVVTGVLYPLAVTGVGQALFNDKANGSEITANGKVVGSELIGQTYNLPKKDPDDAEESARPDLKWFQPRPSNGLGSNSVNTQYSLILSGATNRSGDNKDLIDWVTAAKAAVVKDNSTASYKVKPSDVPADAVTSSGSGLDPHISPEYAELQVHRVAEENNLDVKQVEKLVADNTDGRTLGFVGEPRVNVLKLNIALRELTEK; this is encoded by the coding sequence ATGAACAACTCTGTCAACAGCACCGCACGGCTGGTCGGGGCGGCGTTCCGCGCCCTGCTCGTCCTGACCGTGGTGACGGGCGTCCTCTATCCGCTCGCTGTCACCGGGGTGGGCCAGGCCCTGTTCAACGACAAGGCCAACGGGTCCGAGATCACGGCGAACGGCAAGGTCGTCGGCTCCGAACTCATCGGCCAGACGTACAACCTGCCGAAGAAGGATCCCGACGACGCGGAGGAGTCGGCCCGTCCCGACCTGAAGTGGTTCCAGCCGCGTCCCTCCAACGGGCTGGGCAGCAACAGCGTCAACACGCAGTACTCACTGATCCTTTCCGGTGCGACCAACCGGTCCGGCGACAACAAGGACCTGATCGACTGGGTCACCGCCGCCAAGGCCGCCGTGGTCAAGGACAACTCCACAGCCTCGTACAAGGTGAAGCCCTCGGACGTGCCGGCCGACGCCGTCACCTCCTCCGGCTCGGGTCTGGACCCGCACATCTCCCCGGAGTACGCCGAGCTCCAGGTTCACCGCGTCGCAGAGGAGAACAACCTCGACGTCAAGCAGGTCGAGAAGCTCGTCGCGGACAACACCGACGGCCGGACCCTCGGCTTCGTGGGCGAGCCCCGGGTGAACGTGCTCAAGCTCAACATCGCACTCAGGGAACTCACCGAGAAGTGA
- a CDS encoding sensor histidine kinase KdpD encodes MGRGKLRIYLGAAPGVGKTYAMLSEAHRRIERGTDCVVAFVEHHNRTRTEVMLHGLEQIQRREIEYRDTVFTEMDVDAVLERRPAVALVDELAHTNVPGSRNAKRWQDVEELLQAGIDVVSTVNIQHLESLGDVVESITGVRQRETVPDEVVRRADQIELVDMSPQALRRRMAHGNVYKPDKVDAALSNYFRPGNLTALRELALLWTADRVDEYLQEYRTEHRVSKIWGSRERIVVGLTGGPEGRTLIRRAARLAEKGAGGEVLAVYIARSDGLSAASPKELAAQRTLVEDLGGTFHHVIGDNVPSALLDFARGVNATQIVLGVSRRRTWQYAFGPGVSATVARESGPDLDVHIVTHGEAAKGRGLPVARGARLGRARIIWGWLVGVLGPVLLTLLLNGLAPEVGLANDMLLFLTLTVAAALVGGLLPALGSVAIGSLLLNYYFTPPLHEFTISDPKNIVAIVIFVGVAVSVASVVDLAARRTHQAARLRAESEILSFLAGNVLRGETSLESLLEQVRKIFNMESVALLERESDVDPWTCTGSAGAARPLVRPEDADVDMPVGDRMALALSGRVLPAEDRRVLAAFAAQAAVVLDRQRLVGEAEHARELAEGNRIRTALLAAVSHDLRTPLAGIKAAVSSLRSDDVEWSEADHAELLEGIEAGADRLDHLVGNLLDMSRLQTGTVTPLIREIDLDEVVPMALGGVPEASVVLDIPENLPMVAVDPGLLERTVANIVENAVKYAPEGEPVVVSASAIADRVEVRVTDRGPGVPDEAKGRIFAPFQRYGDAPRGAGVGLGLAVARGFAEAIGGTLTAEDTPGGGMTMVLTLPAAVGHPAAHPDLPAAATS; translated from the coding sequence ATGGGACGCGGCAAGCTCCGGATCTACCTCGGCGCGGCACCCGGTGTCGGCAAGACATACGCGATGCTCTCCGAGGCGCATCGCCGGATCGAACGCGGCACGGACTGTGTGGTTGCGTTCGTGGAACACCACAACCGGACCCGCACCGAGGTGATGCTGCACGGCCTCGAGCAGATTCAGCGCCGCGAGATCGAGTACCGCGACACAGTCTTCACCGAGATGGACGTCGATGCGGTGCTGGAGCGCCGCCCGGCCGTCGCCCTCGTCGACGAGCTCGCCCACACCAATGTGCCCGGTTCCCGCAACGCCAAGCGCTGGCAGGACGTCGAAGAACTGCTCCAGGCGGGCATCGACGTCGTCTCCACGGTCAACATCCAGCACCTGGAGTCCCTCGGTGACGTGGTGGAGTCGATCACGGGCGTACGACAGCGCGAGACCGTCCCCGACGAGGTCGTCCGCCGCGCCGACCAGATCGAGCTGGTCGACATGTCACCCCAGGCACTGCGGCGCCGGATGGCTCACGGCAACGTCTACAAGCCGGACAAGGTCGACGCCGCGCTGTCCAATTACTTCCGGCCCGGCAACCTCACGGCGCTGCGAGAGTTGGCGCTGCTGTGGACGGCGGACCGGGTCGACGAATACTTGCAGGAGTACCGCACCGAACACCGGGTCTCCAAGATCTGGGGCTCCCGGGAACGCATCGTGGTCGGCCTCACCGGCGGACCTGAGGGCCGTACGCTCATCCGCCGTGCCGCCCGGCTCGCCGAGAAGGGCGCCGGCGGTGAGGTGCTCGCGGTCTACATCGCCCGCAGCGACGGCCTGAGTGCCGCCTCGCCCAAGGAGCTCGCGGCCCAGCGGACCCTGGTCGAGGACCTCGGCGGCACGTTCCACCACGTCATAGGCGATAACGTCCCGTCCGCCCTGCTCGACTTCGCGCGTGGTGTGAACGCAACCCAGATCGTGCTCGGCGTCAGCCGCCGCAGGACGTGGCAGTACGCCTTCGGCCCCGGCGTGAGCGCCACCGTCGCCCGTGAGTCGGGACCCGACCTCGACGTCCACATCGTCACCCATGGAGAAGCAGCCAAGGGCAGGGGCCTGCCCGTGGCCCGTGGCGCCCGCCTGGGCCGAGCCCGGATCATCTGGGGCTGGCTCGTCGGTGTCCTTGGCCCCGTCCTGCTCACTCTCCTGCTCAACGGCCTCGCACCAGAGGTCGGCCTCGCCAACGACATGCTGTTGTTCCTGACGTTGACGGTGGCTGCGGCGCTGGTCGGCGGCCTTCTCCCGGCACTGGGCTCTGTCGCCATCGGCTCACTGCTGCTCAACTACTACTTCACCCCGCCGCTGCACGAGTTCACCATCTCGGACCCCAAGAACATCGTCGCCATCGTGATCTTCGTCGGCGTGGCCGTCTCGGTCGCCTCTGTCGTGGACCTGGCCGCCCGCCGCACCCATCAGGCCGCCCGGCTGCGCGCCGAGTCCGAGATCCTCTCCTTCCTTGCGGGCAACGTGCTGCGTGGCGAGACGAGCCTGGAATCGCTCCTGGAACAGGTGCGCAAGATCTTCAATATGGAGTCCGTGGCGCTGCTGGAACGCGAAAGCGACGTCGATCCTTGGACCTGCACCGGCAGCGCAGGGGCGGCCCGTCCGCTCGTACGCCCCGAGGACGCGGACGTGGACATGCCGGTCGGCGATCGCATGGCACTGGCCCTCTCCGGCCGTGTCCTGCCCGCGGAGGACCGCCGTGTGCTGGCTGCCTTCGCCGCCCAGGCAGCCGTGGTACTCGACCGCCAGCGCCTGGTCGGGGAGGCGGAGCACGCTCGTGAACTGGCCGAGGGCAACCGCATCCGCACTGCCCTGCTTGCCGCGGTCAGTCATGACCTGCGTACGCCACTGGCCGGCATCAAGGCCGCCGTGTCCTCCCTCAGGTCCGACGACGTGGAGTGGTCCGAGGCGGACCACGCGGAGCTCCTCGAAGGCATCGAGGCGGGCGCGGACCGGCTCGACCACCTTGTCGGCAACCTCCTCGACATGTCCCGCCTCCAGACCGGAACGGTCACCCCGCTCATCCGCGAGATCGACCTCGACGAGGTCGTCCCGATGGCGCTCGGCGGCGTACCGGAGGCCAGCGTCGTCCTCGACATCCCGGAAAACCTTCCGATGGTCGCGGTCGACCCGGGCCTGCTGGAACGCACCGTCGCCAACATCGTCGAGAACGCGGTCAAGTACGCCCCCGAAGGTGAGCCCGTGGTGGTTTCGGCCAGTGCGATCGCCGACCGTGTGGAAGTCCGGGTGACGGACCGCGGTCCAGGAGTCCCGGACGAGGCGAAGGGCCGGATCTTCGCACCGTTCCAGCGCTACGGAGACGCCCCGCGCGGGGCGGGCGTCGGCCTCGGTCTCGCGGTCGCCCGCGGGTTCGCAGAGGCGATCGGCGGCACGTTGACCGCCGAGGACACCCCCGGCGGCGGCATGACCATGGTCTTGACGCTGCCTGCCGCGGTCGGCCATCCCGCGGCCCACCCGGACCTCCCGGCTGCGGCCACATCCTGA
- the kdpA gene encoding potassium-transporting ATPase subunit KdpA encodes MSPVLAGVLQLLALVVALGLAYRPLGDYMAAVYSSKKHLRVEKWIYKSIGANPDTEMRWPAYLRGVLAFSAVSVLFLYLLQRVQGSLPGSLGFASIDPDQAFNTAASFVANTNWQSYYGEQAMGHVVQTGGLAVQNFVSAAVGIAVAVALVRGFARSRTGELGNFWSDLVRGTVRILLPISVVGAVALVACGAIQNFSGIHGVGQFLGGSQQWNGGAVASQEAIKELGTNGGGYFNANSAHPFENPNGLSNLLEIFLILVIPFALTRTFGRMVGSLKQGYAILATMGVIWLGFTALMMWTEFAHHGPAFDIAGGAMEGKETRFGVGGSSIFAVATTLTSTGAVNSFHSSFTGFGGGITMLGMQLGEIAPGGTGSGLYGMLIMAIIAVFIAGLMVGRTPEYLGKKIGTREIKLAACYILITPALVLCFTAAAMALPTPVNSMTNSGAHGFSEILYAYTSGANNNGSAFAGLNADTQWFNTTIGIAMLLGRFLPMVFVLALAGSLAEQKPVPATVGTLGTHKPLFTGLLVGTILIVTGLTFFPALALGPLAEGLAS; translated from the coding sequence ATGAGCCCCGTCCTTGCTGGTGTGCTCCAGCTGCTCGCGCTCGTGGTGGCGCTGGGTCTGGCGTACCGCCCCCTCGGCGACTACATGGCCGCCGTCTACTCCTCGAAGAAGCATCTGCGGGTCGAGAAGTGGATCTACAAGTCCATCGGCGCGAATCCTGATACGGAGATGCGGTGGCCCGCTTATCTGCGTGGTGTCCTGGCGTTCTCCGCGGTGAGCGTGCTGTTCCTCTATCTGCTGCAGCGTGTCCAGGGCAGTCTGCCCGGCTCGCTCGGCTTCGCCTCGATCGATCCGGACCAGGCGTTCAACACGGCGGCGTCGTTCGTCGCGAACACCAACTGGCAGTCGTACTACGGCGAGCAGGCGATGGGCCATGTCGTGCAGACCGGTGGTCTGGCGGTGCAGAACTTCGTGTCGGCCGCGGTGGGTATCGCTGTCGCGGTCGCGCTGGTGCGGGGCTTTGCCCGTTCGCGTACCGGTGAGCTCGGCAACTTCTGGTCCGACCTGGTGCGGGGCACCGTGCGGATCCTGCTGCCGATCTCGGTGGTGGGTGCGGTTGCCCTGGTGGCGTGCGGTGCGATCCAGAACTTCTCGGGTATCCACGGGGTCGGCCAGTTCCTGGGCGGCTCGCAGCAGTGGAACGGTGGTGCGGTCGCTTCGCAGGAGGCGATCAAGGAGCTGGGTACCAATGGTGGTGGTTACTTCAACGCCAACTCGGCGCATCCGTTCGAGAACCCCAACGGGCTGTCGAACCTTCTTGAGATCTTCCTGATCCTGGTCATTCCGTTCGCGTTGACCCGTACGTTCGGCCGGATGGTGGGTTCCCTGAAGCAGGGGTACGCGATCCTGGCGACGATGGGTGTGATCTGGCTGGGCTTCACCGCGTTGATGATGTGGACGGAGTTCGCCCATCACGGGCCGGCGTTCGACATCGCGGGTGGGGCGATGGAGGGCAAGGAGACCCGGTTCGGGGTCGGTGGTTCGTCGATCTTCGCGGTGGCCACCACGCTCACCTCGACGGGTGCGGTGAACTCCTTCCACTCCTCGTTCACCGGTTTCGGCGGCGGTATCACGATGCTGGGTATGCAGCTCGGTGAGATCGCTCCGGGTGGTACCGGGTCGGGTCTGTACGGCATGCTGATCATGGCGATCATCGCGGTGTTCATTGCGGGTCTGATGGTCGGTCGTACCCCGGAGTATCTCGGTAAGAAGATCGGTACCCGTGAGATCAAGCTTGCGGCGTGCTACATCCTGATCACTCCGGCGCTGGTGCTGTGCTTCACCGCTGCGGCGATGGCTCTGCCCACTCCGGTCAACTCGATGACGAACTCGGGTGCGCACGGGTTCTCCGAGATTCTGTACGCGTACACGTCGGGTGCCAACAACAACGGTTCGGCGTTCGCGGGTCTGAACGCGGACACGCAGTGGTTCAACACCACCATCGGGATCGCGATGCTGTTGGGCCGGTTCCTGCCCATGGTGTTCGTTCTGGCGCTGGCGGGTTCGCTCGCGGAGCAGAAGCCTGTCCCGGCGACCGTGGGCACGCTCGGCACGCACAAGCCGCTCTTCACCGGTCTGCTGGTCGGCACGATCCTGATCGTCACCGGTCTGACCTTCTTCCCGGCGCTGGCACTGGGACCGCTCGCCGAGGGGCTGGCGTCATGA
- a CDS encoding amino acid transporter: MATTEHAHTSRLRAWMLEGLSDMARHQQGKQAEPEPAHKGQRWWRVMCLTGVDYFSTLGYQPGIAALAAGLLSPVATIVLVIVTLAGALPVYRRVAEESPRGEGSIAMLERLLSFWKGKLFVLTLLGFAATDFLITITLSAADASTHLVENPHLTDVLHDKQMLITLLLVALLGAVFLKGFLEAIGVAVVLVGIYLALNVVVVVVGLWHVATAAHVVTDWTSALTTEHGNVIAMVGVALLVFPKLALGLSGFETGVAVMPHVEGDLDDTEEKPTGRIRDTKKLLTTAAVIMSVFLIATSFITTVLIPEEEFKSGGQANGRALAYLAHEYLGNFFGTVYDVSTIAILWFAGASAMAGLLNLMPRYLPRYGMAPHWARAVRPMVIVFTLVAFLVTWIFDADVDAQGGAYATGVLVLISSAAIAVTIAARKAGQRNWTIAFAVISAIFLYTTVVNVIERPDGVKIGACFIAGIILVSLLSRLARAFELRVTSVTMDDMAERFVRDVASRRIRFIANEPDNRDRAEYRNKIEQIRHDNDVPTPEDFVFVEVTVLDPSEFEAGLNVRGEVLHGRYRVLTLESSSIPNALAALLLHVRDTTGCTPHIYFEWTEGNPFTNFLRFFLFGQGEVAPVTREVLREAEPDRARRPRVHVG; this comes from the coding sequence ATGGCCACCACCGAACACGCCCATACGAGTCGATTGCGGGCGTGGATGCTGGAGGGCCTGTCCGACATGGCCAGGCACCAGCAGGGGAAGCAAGCCGAGCCGGAGCCCGCACACAAGGGGCAGCGGTGGTGGCGGGTGATGTGCCTGACCGGCGTCGACTACTTCTCCACGCTGGGCTATCAGCCGGGCATCGCCGCCCTTGCGGCCGGGCTCCTGTCCCCGGTGGCCACCATCGTGCTCGTGATCGTCACTCTGGCGGGCGCGCTGCCGGTCTACCGGCGGGTGGCCGAGGAGAGCCCGCGGGGCGAGGGATCGATCGCGATGCTGGAACGGCTGCTGTCGTTCTGGAAAGGCAAGCTGTTCGTCCTGACGCTGCTCGGCTTCGCCGCCACCGACTTCCTGATCACCATCACGCTGTCGGCGGCGGACGCCTCCACCCACCTGGTCGAGAACCCGCACCTGACCGATGTACTGCACGACAAGCAGATGCTGATCACGCTGCTGCTGGTCGCGCTGCTCGGGGCGGTGTTCCTCAAGGGCTTCCTGGAGGCCATCGGCGTCGCCGTCGTTCTGGTCGGGATCTACCTGGCCCTGAACGTCGTCGTCGTGGTGGTGGGCCTGTGGCACGTCGCCACCGCCGCGCACGTGGTCACCGACTGGACCAGCGCCCTGACCACCGAGCACGGCAACGTCATCGCCATGGTCGGCGTCGCGCTGCTGGTCTTCCCGAAGCTGGCCCTTGGCCTGTCCGGCTTCGAGACCGGCGTCGCGGTCATGCCGCACGTCGAAGGCGACCTCGACGACACCGAGGAGAAGCCCACCGGCCGTATCCGGGACACGAAGAAACTGCTGACCACCGCCGCGGTGATCATGAGCGTGTTCCTGATCGCCACCAGCTTCATCACCACCGTGCTCATCCCGGAGGAGGAGTTCAAGTCGGGCGGCCAGGCCAACGGCCGCGCACTCGCGTACCTGGCGCACGAGTACCTCGGAAACTTCTTCGGCACGGTCTACGACGTCTCCACCATCGCCATCCTGTGGTTCGCCGGCGCCTCCGCCATGGCCGGCCTGCTCAACCTGATGCCCCGCTACCTGCCCCGGTACGGCATGGCCCCGCACTGGGCGCGCGCCGTACGCCCGATGGTGATCGTCTTCACCCTGGTGGCATTTCTGGTCACATGGATCTTCGACGCCGACGTCGACGCCCAGGGTGGTGCCTACGCCACCGGCGTCCTCGTGCTGATCAGCTCCGCCGCCATCGCCGTCACCATCGCCGCGCGCAAGGCCGGCCAGCGCAACTGGACCATCGCGTTCGCCGTCATCTCGGCGATCTTCCTCTACACCACCGTGGTCAACGTCATCGAGCGCCCCGACGGTGTGAAGATCGGTGCCTGCTTCATCGCCGGGATCATCCTCGTCTCACTGCTTTCACGACTCGCCCGCGCCTTCGAGCTGCGGGTCACCAGCGTGACCATGGACGACATGGCGGAACGTTTCGTGCGGGACGTCGCCAGCCGCAGAATCCGGTTCATCGCCAATGAGCCCGACAACCGCGACAGAGCCGAGTACCGCAACAAGATCGAGCAGATCCGTCACGACAACGACGTCCCGACCCCGGAGGACTTCGTCTTCGTCGAGGTCACCGTCCTCGACCCCTCGGAGTTCGAGGCGGGCCTGAACGTACGTGGCGAGGTCCTGCACGGCCGCTACCGCGTCCTGACCTTGGAGAGCTCCTCCATCCCCAACGCCCTCGCCGCCCTGCTCCTGCACGTCCGCGACACCACCGGGTGCACCCCGCACATCTACTTCGAATGGACCGAGGGCAACCCCTTCACCAACTTCCTCCGCTTCTTCCTCTTCGGCCAGGGCGAGGTCGCCCCCGTCACCCGTGAGGTCCTCCGCGAGGCCGAACCCGACCGGGCCCGCCGCCCTCGTGTCCACGTCGGCTGA
- the kdpF gene encoding K(+)-transporting ATPase subunit F: MTAENVVGLIVAVALLGYLVLALLYPERF, translated from the coding sequence GTGACTGCCGAGAACGTTGTCGGTCTGATCGTGGCCGTCGCTCTGCTGGGCTATCTCGTCCTCGCCCTTCTGTACCCGGAGAGGTTCTGA
- the kdpB gene encoding potassium-transporting ATPase subunit KdpB, with amino-acid sequence MTTKLKQEDSMSTITPTRAPHQDAPTGHKPDSGRVGGGLFDPKQLLKSFPDAVRKLDPRVMIKSPVMFVVLVGSVVTTVLAAMDPTDWFGWAIAAWLWLTTIFANLAEAVAEGRGKAQADTLRKAKTDTVARRLSKDGRTEEQVPGTDLRIGDLVVCEAGDIIPGDGDVVEGVASVDESAITGESAPVIRESGGDRSAVTGGTKVLSDRVVIKVTTKPGETFIDRMISLVEGASRQKTPNEIALNILLASLTIVFLLAVVTLQPFAIYAGAKQSMIVLTALLVCLIPTTIGALLSAIGIAGMDRLVQRNVLAMSGRAVEAAGDVSTLLLDKTGTITLGNRQAAEFVPVKGTTEAELADAAQLSSLADETPEGRSVVVLAKDKYGLRERHQGELVGADWVGFTAQTRMSGVDVEGRRIRKGATGSVVAWVEERGGTVSPDARTLTDRISQAGGTPLLVAVDDEQGARVLGVIHLKDVVKEGMRERFDELRRMGIRTVMITGDNPLTAKAIAEEAGVDDFLAEATPEDKMALIKREQAGGKLVAMTGDGTNDAPALAQADVGVAMNTGTSAAKEAGNMVDLDSNPTKLIEIVEIGKQLLITRGALTTFSIANDVAKYFAIIPAMFAVVYPGLDKLNIMQLSSPESAILSAVIFNALIIIALVPLALKGVRYRPSSADSMLRRNIGIYGLGGLVAPFIGIKIIDLLISLIPGIG; translated from the coding sequence ATGACCACGAAACTGAAGCAAGAGGACTCGATGTCCACCATCACTCCGACCCGCGCGCCGCACCAGGACGCGCCTACCGGGCACAAGCCCGACAGCGGGCGCGTCGGCGGGGGTCTGTTCGACCCCAAGCAGCTGCTCAAATCCTTCCCCGACGCGGTACGCAAGCTCGACCCCCGGGTGATGATCAAGTCGCCGGTGATGTTCGTGGTGCTGGTCGGTTCGGTGGTCACCACCGTTCTGGCCGCCATGGACCCGACCGACTGGTTCGGCTGGGCGATCGCCGCGTGGCTCTGGCTCACCACGATCTTCGCCAATCTGGCGGAGGCGGTCGCCGAGGGCCGTGGCAAGGCTCAGGCCGACACGCTGCGCAAGGCCAAGACCGACACCGTCGCGCGCCGGCTGTCCAAGGACGGCAGGACCGAGGAGCAGGTGCCCGGCACCGATCTGCGCATCGGTGACCTGGTGGTCTGCGAGGCGGGCGACATCATCCCCGGCGACGGTGACGTCGTCGAGGGTGTCGCCAGCGTCGACGAGTCGGCCATCACCGGGGAGTCGGCGCCGGTCATCCGGGAGTCGGGTGGCGACCGCTCGGCCGTGACCGGTGGTACGAAGGTGCTCTCCGACCGCGTCGTCATCAAGGTCACCACCAAGCCGGGTGAGACGTTCATCGACCGGATGATCAGTCTGGTCGAGGGTGCCTCCCGGCAGAAGACGCCCAACGAGATCGCGCTGAACATCCTGCTCGCGTCCCTGACCATCGTCTTCCTGCTCGCGGTCGTCACCCTGCAGCCGTTCGCGATCTACGCGGGTGCCAAGCAGTCGATGATCGTGCTGACCGCCCTGCTGGTGTGTCTGATCCCGACCACGATCGGCGCGCTGCTCTCCGCGATCGGTATCGCGGGCATGGACCGCCTCGTCCAGCGCAATGTGCTCGCCATGTCGGGACGCGCCGTCGAGGCCGCCGGCGATGTGTCGACGCTGCTGCTCGACAAGACCGGCACGATCACGCTCGGCAACCGGCAGGCCGCCGAGTTCGTACCCGTCAAGGGCACGACGGAGGCCGAGCTGGCGGACGCCGCACAGCTCTCCTCGCTCGCCGACGAGACGCCCGAGGGCCGCTCCGTCGTCGTACTGGCCAAGGACAAGTACGGGCTTCGCGAGCGTCACCAGGGCGAGCTCGTCGGGGCCGACTGGGTCGGCTTCACCGCACAGACCCGGATGTCGGGTGTGGACGTCGAGGGGCGCAGGATCCGCAAGGGTGCGACCGGCTCGGTCGTCGCCTGGGTCGAGGAGCGGGGCGGCACCGTCTCGCCGGACGCCCGCACGCTCACGGACCGGATCTCCCAGGCGGGCGGCACGCCGCTGCTCGTCGCCGTCGACGACGAGCAGGGCGCCCGGGTCCTCGGCGTCATCCATCTCAAGGACGTCGTCAAGGAAGGGATGCGGGAGCGGTTCGACGAGCTGCGCCGGATGGGCATCCGGACCGTGATGATCACCGGTGACAACCCGCTGACCGCGAAGGCCATCGCCGAGGAGGCGGGGGTCGACGACTTCCTCGCCGAGGCCACGCCCGAGGACAAGATGGCCCTCATCAAGCGTGAGCAGGCGGGCGGCAAGCTCGTCGCGATGACCGGTGACGGCACCAACGACGCGCCCGCGCTGGCCCAGGCCGACGTCGGCGTGGCGATGAACACCGGTACCTCGGCCGCCAAGGAGGCCGGGAACATGGTGGACCTGGACTCCAACCCGACCAAGCTCATCGAGATCGTGGAGATCGGCAAGCAGTTGCTGATCACCCGCGGCGCGCTGACGACCTTCTCGATCGCCAACGACGTCGCGAAGTACTTCGCGATCATCCCGGCGATGTTCGCGGTGGTCTACCCGGGCCTGGACAAGCTGAACATCATGCAGCTGTCCTCGCCGGAGTCCGCGATCCTGTCCGCGGTCATCTTCAACGCGCTGATCATCATTGCGCTGGTGCCGCTCGCCCTGAAGGGCGTGCGCTACCGGCCGAGCAGCGCCGACTCGATGCTCCGCCGCAACATCGGGATCTACGGCCTCGGCGGCCTGGTCGCCCCGTTCATCGGCATCAAGATCATCGACCTGCTCATCTCCCTCATTCCCGGAATCGGCTGA